A stretch of the Candidatus Binataceae bacterium genome encodes the following:
- a CDS encoding radical SAM protein translates to MNRKPKILLVQPTTVHLDGTPHKTRWRLIMGLMIPLMGGLTPDEYDVTLCDERLEDINFDGGWDLVGMTTTIGASLRAYQLGDEFRRRGVPVVFGGFHATLQTEEALKHCDSVVQGEADLVWPELLQDWQDKKLKQVYKASKVHDLKGLPRPRHELLKLNRYLFKAVPVQASRGCPYRCSFCEIPVFYDGSYRTRPIGDIVEEMKQVIKITGFRRFQFIDDQITGKHKFARELFKALEPLNIRFSCLWTINSNHDDELLELAAKAGIFHVNIGVESISQDSLLSMNKIQNHANQYKKLLKKLERYGIYYSLNFLFGLEEDKPGIFEATMKFLHEVRAPEAFFNTVTPRRGTPMRTQLENEGRVIIPDADLYTNNFRCMFVPKNLSPQEVEEGVWKCTKEFYSFKSMFKRLLMPPNKFTWQGLTENMLFWYGSKRQIDPV, encoded by the coding sequence ATGAACAGGAAGCCCAAGATTCTGCTGGTTCAACCCACAACCGTGCATCTCGACGGCACGCCGCATAAGACCCGCTGGCGTCTGATCATGGGGCTGATGATCCCGCTGATGGGGGGCCTCACGCCTGATGAATATGACGTCACGCTCTGCGACGAACGCCTCGAGGACATCAACTTTGACGGCGGCTGGGACCTGGTCGGAATGACCACCACCATCGGGGCGTCCCTGCGCGCCTACCAGCTCGGCGATGAGTTTCGCCGCCGCGGTGTTCCGGTGGTGTTCGGCGGTTTTCATGCGACCCTGCAGACCGAAGAGGCACTCAAGCACTGCGATTCAGTCGTGCAGGGCGAAGCCGACCTGGTGTGGCCGGAACTGCTCCAGGACTGGCAAGACAAAAAGCTCAAACAGGTCTACAAGGCGAGCAAGGTGCACGATCTCAAGGGTCTGCCCCGCCCGCGCCATGAACTGCTCAAGCTCAACCGCTATCTGTTCAAGGCGGTCCCGGTGCAGGCCAGCCGCGGTTGTCCCTACCGATGTTCGTTCTGCGAAATTCCCGTCTTCTACGATGGTTCCTATCGGACCCGTCCAATCGGCGACATCGTCGAAGAGATGAAGCAGGTCATCAAGATCACCGGTTTTCGGCGCTTTCAGTTCATCGACGACCAGATTACCGGCAAGCACAAGTTTGCCCGCGAACTGTTCAAAGCGCTGGAGCCGCTCAATATCCGCTTCTCGTGCCTGTGGACGATTAACTCGAATCACGACGACGAGCTGCTAGAGCTGGCCGCCAAGGCGGGAATTTTCCACGTTAACATCGGTGTGGAATCGATCAGCCAAGACAGCCTGCTGTCGATGAACAAGATTCAGAACCATGCCAATCAGTACAAGAAGCTGCTCAAGAAGCTGGAGCGCTACGGGATCTATTACTCGCTGAACTTCCTGTTCGGACTCGAAGAAGACAAACCTGGAATCTTCGAAGCCACCATGAAGTTTCTGCACGAGGTGCGCGCGCCGGAGGCGTTCTTCAATACGGTTACGCCGCGCCGCGGCACCCCGATGCGCACCCAACTCGAGAACGAGGGCCGCGTGATCATCCCCGATGCGGACCTCTACACCAACAACTTCCGCTGCATGTTTGTACCCAAGAACTTGTCGCCGCAAGAAGTCGAAGAAGGCGTGTGGAAGTGCACCAAGGAGTTCTATTCGTTCAAGTCGAT